In the Helianthus annuus cultivar XRQ/B chromosome 11, HanXRQr2.0-SUNRISE, whole genome shotgun sequence genome, one interval contains:
- the LOC110887218 gene encoding aspartic proteinase CDR1 codes for MAFPSLALATTLFIFSFYTVHGSFAGDDSLTINLLHRDSIDSPFYDGSMTFSQRLGHALQRSFNNAKRYKCVTRGSTYKADLIPDHGEFLMNISFGNPSHIVLAIADTGSDLSWMQCKPCIQCYEHTGIPFNPKSSSTYEPVGCKSKTCNALSSSLDTRCSSRKNCQFFESYADGSFSNGTVSTDTVTLGKRVLKNIVFGCSFYNDGVFQPTWGGIIGLGGGEYSLVSQIIKYVPAKFSYCLIPFPDTDGISNKTSKMVFGNFDFGPNVVSTPLVQGITKTFYHVTLEGISVGNTRVDMRDHSNSSKPVPKGNMIVDSGTTLTMLPAKQYNEFERAVKDAINVRTIKDPQKTLDLCYRSAKVTKMPKVTMHFDGADVELSRENVFVTVSKHIMCLAFSSTTSIPVMGNLAQINHLVGYDLENKMLSFKTTDCQKM; via the coding sequence ATGGCGTTTCCCTCACTTGCACTAGCAACAACACTattcatttttagtttttacaCCGTCCATGGCTCATTCGCCGGCGACGATTCATTAACCATCAATCTCCTCCACCGAGATTCCATCGATTCCCCCTTTTACGATGGTTCCATGACGTTTTCTCAACGCTTGGGCCACGCTTTGCAACGCTCTTTTAACAATGCCAAACGATATAAATGTGTCACAAGAGGTTCCACATACAAAGCCGATTTAATCCCCGATCACGGGGAATTTCTCATGAACATTTCCTTCGGAAATCCGTCGCATATAGTCCTAGCTATTGCCGACACCGGTAGCGACTTATCGTGGATGCAGTGTAAGCCTTGCATTCAATGTTATGAGCACACGGGTATACCTTTTAACCCGAAGAGCTCATCAACATATGAACCCGTTGGATGTAAATCTAAAACGTGCAACGCGTTATCTTCTTCGCTCGATACTAGGTGCTCGTCGAGGAAAAACTGTCAGTTTTTTGAGAGTTACGCCGACGGATCTTTTAGCAACGGTACGGTGTCAACAGACACCGTCACGTTAGGTAAACGCGTCCTAAAAAATATAGTTTTTGGTTGTAGTTTTTATAATGACGGTGTTTTCCAACCAACATGGGGTGGGATCATTGGCCTTGGTGGAGGTGAGTACTCTCTAGTGTCacaaataataaaatatgtgcCGGCTAAGTTTTCATATTGTTTGATTCCATTTCCTGACACTGATGGTATATCAAATAAAACTAGTAAAAtggtttttggtaactttgaCTTTGGCCCAAATGTTGTATCCACTCCACTTGTCCAAGGGatcacaaaaacattttatcaTGTAACATTGGAAGGGATAAGTGTCGGTAATACGCGGGTAGATATGCGCGACCACTCGAATTCCTCAAAGCCGGTGCCGAAAGGAAACATGATCGTTGATTCAGGGACAACGTTAACGATGTTACCTGCAAAACAATACAATGAGTTCGAGAGGGCGGTTAAGGACGCTATTAATGTTAGGACTATCAAAGATCCACAAAAAACATTGGATTTGTGTTATCGTTCCGCGAAAGTGACCAAAATGCCTAAAGTGACGATGCATTTCGATGGGGCGGATGTCGAGTTGAGTCGGGAAAACGTTTTTGTGACGGTCAGTAAGCATATTATGTGCTTGGCATTTTCATCTACTACAAGCATCCCGGTTATGGGTAACTTGGCTCAGATTAATCATTTGGTTGGTTATGACTTAGAAAACAAAATGCTGTCGTTTAAAACTACTGACTGTCAAAAGATGTAG